A stretch of the Azorhizobium caulinodans ORS 571 genome encodes the following:
- the serA gene encoding phosphoglycerate dehydrogenase — MMAPRVLISDKLSDAAVQIFKDRGVEVDFRPDLGKDKDKLAEVIGDYDGLAIRSATKVTPKILEKASRLKVIGRAGIGVDNVDIPAATARGVIVMNTPFGNSITTAEHAIAMMFALARQIPQADASTQAGKWEKNRFMGVELTAKTLGIIGCGNIGSIVAERGIGLKMKVIAFDPFLSPERALALGVEKVELDELLARADVITLHTPLTEKTKNVLSAENIARAKPGVRIINCARGGLVDEVALRAALDSGHVAGAAFDVFSVEPAETNVLFGHPNVVCTPHLGAATTEAQENVALQVAEQMSDYLLAGAISNAVNFPSITAEEAPRLKPFIALAEKLGSFAGQLTDTDIKTVRITYEGAVAEQKVKALTSAAIAGLLRPVLADVNVVSAPSVAKERGIVIEETTRDAVGDYDSLVTLSVVADDFERHVAGTVFADGQPRIVDIKGIKVDAGFAPNMLYVTNEDKPGFIGRFASLLGDAGVNIATFALGRDHPGGDAIALVEVDGPVPADVLGKVSALPHVRQVKQLRF, encoded by the coding sequence ATCATGGCCCCTCGCGTTCTCATTTCCGACAAGCTGTCCGATGCCGCCGTTCAGATCTTCAAGGATCGCGGCGTGGAGGTGGATTTCCGCCCCGATCTCGGCAAGGACAAGGATAAGCTCGCCGAAGTCATTGGCGATTATGACGGCCTCGCCATCCGCTCGGCGACCAAGGTCACGCCGAAGATCCTGGAGAAGGCCTCCCGCCTCAAGGTGATCGGCCGCGCCGGCATCGGCGTCGACAATGTGGACATTCCCGCCGCCACCGCCCGTGGCGTCATCGTGATGAACACGCCCTTCGGCAATTCCATCACCACCGCCGAGCACGCCATCGCCATGATGTTCGCGCTCGCCCGTCAGATCCCGCAGGCGGATGCGTCCACGCAGGCCGGCAAGTGGGAGAAGAACCGCTTCATGGGCGTGGAGCTCACGGCCAAGACGCTAGGCATCATCGGCTGCGGCAACATCGGCTCTATCGTCGCCGAGCGCGGCATCGGGCTGAAGATGAAGGTCATCGCCTTCGATCCCTTCCTCTCGCCGGAGCGGGCTCTGGCGCTGGGCGTGGAGAAGGTGGAACTGGACGAGCTGCTCGCCCGCGCCGACGTCATCACTTTGCACACGCCGCTCACCGAGAAGACGAAGAACGTCCTCTCGGCCGAGAACATCGCGCGCGCCAAACCGGGCGTGCGCATCATCAATTGCGCGCGCGGCGGCCTCGTGGACGAGGTGGCCCTGCGCGCCGCCCTCGACAGCGGCCATGTGGCGGGCGCGGCCTTCGATGTCTTCTCCGTGGAGCCGGCGGAGACCAATGTGCTGTTCGGCCATCCCAATGTGGTGTGCACGCCGCATCTCGGCGCCGCCACCACTGAGGCGCAGGAGAATGTGGCCCTCCAGGTGGCTGAGCAGATGAGCGATTATCTGCTGGCGGGGGCCATCTCCAATGCGGTGAACTTCCCCTCCATCACGGCGGAGGAGGCTCCCCGCCTCAAGCCCTTCATTGCGTTGGCGGAAAAGCTCGGCTCCTTCGCCGGGCAGCTCACCGACACGGACATCAAGACCGTGCGCATCACCTATGAGGGCGCCGTTGCGGAGCAGAAGGTGAAGGCGCTCACCAGCGCCGCCATCGCCGGCCTGCTGCGCCCCGTGCTGGCGGATGTGAACGTGGTGTCCGCGCCCTCGGTCGCCAAGGAACGGGGCATCGTCATCGAGGAGACCACCCGCGACGCGGTGGGCGACTATGACAGTCTCGTCACCTTGTCCGTGGTGGCGGATGATTTCGAGCGCCACGTGGCCGGCACGGTCTTCGCGGATGGCCAGCCGCGCATCGTGGACATCAAGGGCATCAAGGTGGATGCCGGCTTCGCGCCCAACATGCTCTATGTCACCAATGAGGATAAGCCGGGCTTCATCGGCCGGTTCGCGAGCCTTCTGGGCGATGCGGGCGTGAACATCGCCACCTTCGCGCTCGGCCGCGACCATCCCGGCGGAGACGCCATCGCCCTTGTGGAGGTAGATGGCCCCGTGCCGGCGGACGTGCTCGGCAAAGTGAGCGCGCTGCCCCATGTCCGGCAGGTGAAACAGCTCCGCTTCTGA
- a CDS encoding DMT family transporter — protein MSVRAAQSPLAAIANAPYLLLSFTALLWAINMVIGRYMVGAVPPITTACVRWLLATLILLPFAWRQIVRDAPLLRRHFWRLVLLSSTGIASYNAMSYYGLQYTQALNGLLLQSISPLLVAVWSLLLFRDGLSLGQTVGVFISLAGVLIIISGGSIDTLLHLTLNAGDIWIMVALAIYAFYTAILRVRPPLGPLSFLAAIMAIGGVLLLPVMAWELTHGAELHFNRFTLGVFAYVSTAPSLLAYLAFNRGVQLVGANRAAPFFHLMPVFGTALAILFLGETFAWFHAAGYALVLTGILTATRAKGAKPA, from the coding sequence ATGTCCGTTCGCGCCGCCCAGTCTCCCTTGGCTGCCATCGCCAACGCGCCTTATCTGCTGCTCAGCTTCACGGCCCTGCTCTGGGCCATCAACATGGTGATCGGCCGCTACATGGTGGGCGCCGTGCCGCCCATCACCACGGCCTGCGTGCGCTGGCTGCTGGCGACGCTGATCCTGCTGCCGTTCGCCTGGCGGCAGATCGTGCGCGACGCGCCCCTCCTCCGCCGCCACTTCTGGCGCCTCGTGCTGCTCTCGTCGACCGGCATCGCCAGCTACAACGCCATGAGCTATTACGGCCTCCAGTACACGCAGGCGCTCAACGGACTGCTGCTGCAATCCATCAGCCCCCTGCTGGTCGCCGTCTGGAGCCTCCTGCTGTTCCGCGACGGCCTGTCGCTCGGCCAGACCGTGGGCGTCTTCATCTCGCTCGCCGGCGTGCTCATCATCATCAGCGGCGGCAGCATCGACACGCTGCTGCACCTGACCCTCAATGCCGGCGACATCTGGATCATGGTGGCGCTCGCAATCTATGCCTTCTACACGGCGATACTGCGGGTGCGCCCGCCGCTCGGGCCGCTCTCCTTCCTTGCCGCCATCATGGCCATTGGCGGCGTCCTGCTCCTGCCGGTGATGGCCTGGGAACTGACCCATGGCGCGGAGCTGCATTTCAACCGCTTCACGCTGGGCGTGTTCGCCTATGTTTCCACCGCCCCCTCGCTGCTCGCCTATCTCGCCTTCAATCGCGGGGTGCAGCTTGTCGGCGCCAACCGGGCGGCGCCCTTCTTCCACCTCATGCCGGTGTTCGGCACGGCGCTGGCCATCCTCTTCCTCGGCGAGACCTTCGCCTGGTTCCATGCGGCCGGGTATGCGCTGGTGCTGACGGGCATCCTCACCGCGACACGGGCGAAGGGTGCAAAGCCCGCCTGA
- a CDS encoding CHAT domain-containing protein, with product MSGRLVFLLRVAIGVVALSAGGAALAQTAGGTTQAMKGCERLLAEGKVQEGYPCLRDVLKTIAAGSDDARTLQEYRTWAEAFLQARQPRLAAALYEDALASRAASGKPLADLGRIHFAYSYYVLSRGPDKDKAIAHARAGLDILEKTLGPGAYDTVAARDNLAVLLSDSGAIAPGLNLAESNFDIALKSLGEDEPLTWRVSNNFAEALRSIGRPEAAVPIDQVLLAKRVKHYGEGSIQALVSASNLALSYLEMGDKAQAMRYFRLQGRFGAKLADPTSEHEAQAKAWYTYTDIFFSPDPQLKPDMLEALMGLKDWRSAPDLMRVKASELAAKEYERQGKVRQGLALRQAAYEISASSFSARSPITFDALLGLARAHVRNQEPEKALATFRDLDRQLYDWTLREVGTAGNRFIAETTRVLADNFLYEFGRFALEEPSARPAFADAAGRWKALESGQRARLRQMVDTLPDDVKPLAQEVIRLLGRQQEVLSERRTAAERRDEEALVQDVQKKSGELSVRLAALKLPEPPPLDAAIAGALGPKDALVNFVLITRRQGTRSSDAAIEDQRLLAVVRRHDQPPQVLELGSFPDIVARLKVGQEGTDTAKEMYAALFGKLSGALGGAERLFIVPDAELYGIPFAALRDGEGRFLDQIYEVRLLTREDALPTAVRRDRLAPGGKAVLAGGLDFSSGKQKGPRALPATAREVAEVGKVLTSAGYGTRVLTGTAGTEDALRQAIPGASVVHLATHGFFEPPHDGLSALWRGGIVLARAGDDKPPKANDRDGYLYAEELMGWDLSAADLVVLSACETAVGDRSAVSAIRGLPTALAIAGARRSLLTLWPVADAGAANFMIAFYRHAAEPGATFSSALRQTRLDAIAGKVPQADDPEVWASFVMYEG from the coding sequence ATGTCGGGCCGGCTGGTCTTCCTGCTGCGTGTGGCGATTGGCGTGGTCGCGCTGTCCGCCGGTGGTGCGGCGCTGGCGCAGACGGCGGGCGGGACAACGCAGGCCATGAAGGGCTGCGAGCGCCTGCTGGCTGAAGGCAAGGTGCAGGAGGGCTATCCCTGCCTGCGCGACGTGCTGAAGACCATCGCCGCCGGCTCCGATGATGCCCGCACGCTGCAGGAATATCGCACCTGGGCCGAGGCCTTCCTCCAGGCCCGCCAACCGCGCCTTGCGGCCGCGCTCTATGAAGACGCGCTGGCCAGCCGCGCCGCGTCGGGCAAGCCGCTGGCCGATCTCGGGCGCATCCACTTCGCCTATTCCTATTATGTCCTGAGCCGGGGTCCGGACAAGGACAAGGCCATCGCCCACGCCCGCGCCGGCCTCGACATTCTGGAAAAGACCCTAGGCCCCGGCGCCTATGACACGGTGGCGGCGCGCGACAATCTCGCGGTGCTGTTGTCGGACAGCGGCGCCATCGCGCCCGGCCTTAATCTCGCCGAGAGCAATTTCGATATCGCACTGAAATCCCTGGGCGAGGACGAGCCGCTCACGTGGCGCGTCTCGAACAACTTCGCGGAGGCGCTGCGCTCCATCGGCCGGCCCGAGGCCGCCGTTCCCATCGATCAGGTGCTGCTCGCCAAGCGCGTGAAGCATTATGGCGAGGGCAGCATTCAGGCGCTGGTGAGCGCCAGCAATCTGGCGCTCAGCTATCTGGAGATGGGCGACAAGGCGCAGGCCATGCGCTACTTCCGCCTGCAGGGCCGCTTCGGCGCGAAGCTGGCGGACCCCACCTCCGAGCACGAGGCGCAAGCCAAGGCCTGGTACACCTACACGGACATCTTCTTCTCGCCCGATCCGCAACTGAAGCCCGACATGCTCGAAGCCCTCATGGGCCTCAAGGATTGGCGAAGCGCGCCGGACCTGATGCGGGTCAAGGCCTCCGAGCTGGCCGCCAAGGAGTATGAGCGGCAGGGCAAGGTGCGGCAGGGGCTGGCCCTGCGGCAGGCGGCCTATGAGATTTCCGCCTCGAGCTTCTCCGCCCGCAGCCCCATCACCTTCGATGCGCTGCTGGGGCTCGCCCGCGCCCATGTGCGCAATCAGGAGCCGGAGAAGGCGCTCGCCACCTTCCGCGATCTCGATCGCCAGCTCTATGACTGGACCCTGCGCGAGGTAGGCACGGCGGGTAACCGCTTCATCGCCGAAACCACGCGCGTGCTGGCGGACAATTTCCTCTATGAATTCGGCCGCTTCGCGCTGGAAGAGCCGTCCGCCCGCCCGGCTTTCGCGGATGCGGCGGGTCGCTGGAAGGCGCTGGAAAGCGGCCAGCGGGCGCGGCTACGGCAGATGGTCGACACTCTGCCCGACGACGTGAAGCCGCTGGCGCAGGAGGTCATCCGGCTTCTTGGCCGCCAGCAGGAGGTGCTCTCGGAGCGCCGCACGGCCGCCGAGCGCCGGGACGAAGAGGCGCTGGTTCAGGATGTGCAGAAGAAGAGCGGGGAACTGTCGGTACGTCTCGCCGCGCTCAAGCTGCCCGAACCGCCGCCGCTGGACGCGGCGATCGCCGGCGCGCTCGGTCCGAAGGACGCGCTGGTGAACTTCGTTCTGATCACCCGCCGTCAGGGCACCCGCAGCAGTGATGCGGCCATCGAGGACCAGCGCTTGCTCGCGGTGGTGCGCCGGCACGACCAGCCGCCGCAGGTGCTGGAGCTTGGCAGCTTCCCCGACATCGTCGCCCGCCTGAAGGTGGGTCAGGAGGGGACGGACACGGCGAAGGAAATGTATGCGGCCCTGTTCGGCAAGCTGTCGGGTGCGCTCGGTGGGGCTGAGCGTCTGTTCATCGTTCCGGATGCCGAGCTTTATGGCATTCCCTTCGCGGCGCTGCGGGATGGCGAAGGGCGATTCCTCGACCAGATCTACGAAGTGCGCCTGCTGACGCGCGAGGACGCCCTGCCCACCGCCGTGCGCCGCGACCGGCTCGCGCCGGGTGGCAAGGCGGTTCTGGCGGGCGGACTGGACTTCTCCTCCGGCAAGCAGAAGGGCCCGCGGGCGCTCCCGGCCACCGCGCGCGAGGTGGCGGAGGTGGGCAAGGTTCTGACGAGCGCGGGCTATGGCACGCGCGTCCTTACCGGAACTGCCGGCACGGAGGACGCGCTGCGTCAGGCCATTCCCGGCGCCTCCGTGGTGCATCTCGCCACCCACGGCTTCTTCGAGCCGCCCCATGATGGCCTGAGCGCGCTCTGGCGCGGCGGCATCGTGCTGGCGCGGGCGGGAGACGACAAGCCGCCGAAGGCCAATGACCGTGACGGCTATCTCTATGCCGAGGAACTGATGGGCTGGGACCTCTCGGCCGCCGATCTCGTGGTCCTCTCCGCCTGCGAGACGGCGGTGGGCGACCGGAGCGCGGTGAGCGCCATTCGCGGCCTGCCGACGGCGCTTGCCATTGCCGGGGCGCGGCGCTCGCTGCTCACCCTCTGGCCGGTGGCAGATGCGGGCGCGGCCAATTTCATGATCGCCTTCTACCGTCATGCCGCCGAGCCCGGCGCGACTTTCTCCAGCGCCCTGCGCCAGACGCGGCTGGACGCCATCGCCGGCAAGGTGCCGCAGGCGGACGATCCCGAGGTGTGGGCGAGCTTCGTGATGTACGAGGGATAG